A region from the Saccharomonospora azurea NA-128 genome encodes:
- a CDS encoding MaoC family dehydratase, with amino-acid sequence MSETRTFADVEEFTAAVGEPLGTGPWYEVTQDQVNLFADATEDHQWIHVDLEKAAAGPFGAPIAHGYLTLSLIPRLGADIYRIRNLRMGINYGLNKVRFPQPVTVGSRIRAHAELVSVTPGAQGSQAVVRWTIEIEGAPKPACVAETVALLVA; translated from the coding sequence ATGAGCGAGACGCGGACGTTCGCCGACGTCGAGGAGTTCACCGCCGCGGTGGGCGAGCCTCTGGGCACGGGCCCCTGGTACGAGGTCACCCAGGACCAGGTGAACCTCTTCGCCGACGCCACCGAGGACCATCAGTGGATCCACGTCGATCTGGAGAAGGCCGCCGCGGGTCCGTTCGGCGCGCCCATCGCGCACGGGTACCTGACGCTGTCGTTGATCCCGCGGCTCGGCGCGGACATCTACCGCATCCGGAACCTGCGGATGGGCATCAACTACGGCCTCAACAAGGTGCGGTTCCCGCAGCCGGTCACGGTCGGCTCGCGCATCCGGGCCCACGCCGAGCTGGTGTCGGTGACCCCCGGTGCCCAGGGCAGCCAGGCCGTGGTGCGGTGGACGATCGAGATCGAGGGCGCCCCGAAGCCGGCCTGCGTCGCCGAGACGGTCGCGCTGCTGGTGGCGTAG
- the fabG gene encoding 3-oxoacyl-ACP reductase FabG has product MTDSPSRVAIVTGAGRGIGSAIARRLASDGFTVALLDLAEDAVKAGADAINADGGRAIGVGVDVSDADAVDAAVATVAEQLGAPGVLVNNAGITRDNLLFKMSESDWDSVMNVHLRGSFLMSRAAQKHMTEQGWGRIVNLSSTSALGNRGQANYAAAKAGLQGFTKTLAIELGKFGITVNAVAPGFIETEMTAATAERVGVPFEDFKKAAAAEIPVRRVGQPSDIAGVVSFLVGEDASFVSGQVIYVAGGPKA; this is encoded by the coding sequence GTGACCGACTCCCCCTCCCGCGTCGCCATCGTCACCGGTGCCGGCCGAGGCATCGGCTCCGCGATCGCCCGGCGGCTCGCCTCCGACGGATTCACCGTCGCACTGCTCGACCTGGCCGAGGACGCGGTGAAGGCGGGTGCCGACGCGATCAACGCCGACGGCGGACGAGCGATCGGTGTGGGTGTGGACGTGTCCGACGCCGACGCGGTGGACGCGGCGGTGGCCACGGTGGCGGAGCAGCTCGGCGCGCCCGGCGTCCTGGTCAACAATGCGGGGATCACCCGTGACAACCTGCTGTTCAAGATGTCCGAGTCCGACTGGGACTCCGTGATGAACGTGCACCTGCGCGGCTCCTTCCTGATGAGCCGTGCCGCGCAGAAGCACATGACCGAGCAGGGCTGGGGCCGGATCGTCAACCTGTCCAGCACCTCGGCACTCGGCAACCGCGGTCAGGCCAACTACGCCGCCGCGAAGGCGGGCCTGCAGGGCTTCACGAAGACGCTGGCGATCGAGCTCGGCAAGTTCGGCATCACCGTCAACGCGGTCGCGCCGGGCTTCATCGAGACGGAGATGACCGCGGCGACGGCCGAGCGCGTCGGAGTGCCGTTCGAGGACTTCAAAAAGGCCGCCGCGGCGGAGATCCCGGTGCGCCGGGTGGGTCAGCCGTCCGACATCGCCGGTGTGGTGTCGTTCCTCGTCGGCGAGGACGCGTCGTTCGTGTCGGGCCAGGTCATCTACGTCGCGGGCGGGCCGAAGGCATGA
- a CDS encoding acyl-CoA dehydrogenase family protein — MDFAYDATTQDYRERLLAFLDEHVYPAEPVLAEQTRTAENPWDTLPVVEDLKAEARRRGLWNLFLPGERGAGLTNTQYAPLAELTGRSPNLAPIATNCAAPDTGNMELLSEFGTPDQQAQWLEPLLEGEIRSAFAMTEPDVASSDARNVSTRIERDGDEYVITGRKWFISGAMNPRCRIFIVMGKTDPEAAPHRQQSMVLVPRDTPGVEVRRAMTVFGYGDEESGGHAEVVFDRVRVPAGNLIGGEGDGFAIAQARLGPGRIHHCMRAIGMAERAIELMCRRAADRVAFGKPLAEQGVVQDWIAESRVRVEQLRQLVLKTAWLMDTVGNKGAHTEIQAIKIATPRTVEWILDKAVQLHGAGGVSQDFPLAALWAGVRTLRLADGPDEVHKRSLARRELKRYL, encoded by the coding sequence ATGGACTTCGCGTACGACGCCACCACCCAGGACTACCGGGAGCGGCTGCTCGCGTTCCTGGACGAGCACGTCTATCCCGCCGAGCCGGTGCTGGCCGAGCAGACGAGGACGGCCGAGAACCCGTGGGACACGCTGCCCGTGGTCGAGGACCTGAAGGCGGAGGCCCGCCGCCGCGGGCTGTGGAACCTGTTCCTGCCCGGCGAGCGCGGCGCGGGACTCACCAACACGCAGTACGCGCCGCTGGCCGAACTCACCGGCCGCAGCCCGAACCTCGCTCCGATCGCGACGAACTGCGCGGCCCCGGACACCGGCAACATGGAGCTGCTGTCGGAGTTCGGCACTCCCGACCAGCAGGCACAGTGGCTGGAGCCGCTGCTGGAGGGTGAGATCCGGTCGGCGTTCGCGATGACCGAACCGGACGTCGCCTCCTCCGACGCCCGCAACGTGAGCACCCGGATCGAACGCGACGGCGACGAGTACGTGATCACCGGGCGCAAGTGGTTCATCTCGGGTGCCATGAACCCACGCTGCCGGATCTTCATCGTCATGGGCAAGACCGACCCCGAGGCCGCGCCGCACCGGCAGCAGAGCATGGTGCTCGTCCCGCGCGACACTCCCGGGGTGGAGGTCCGGCGCGCGATGACCGTGTTCGGCTACGGCGACGAGGAGTCCGGCGGGCACGCGGAGGTGGTCTTCGACCGCGTGCGTGTCCCGGCGGGCAACCTCATCGGCGGTGAGGGCGACGGGTTCGCGATCGCCCAGGCCCGGCTGGGTCCCGGACGCATCCACCACTGCATGCGGGCCATCGGGATGGCCGAACGCGCCATCGAACTCATGTGCCGCCGCGCGGCCGACCGCGTCGCCTTCGGCAAGCCGCTCGCGGAGCAGGGCGTGGTGCAGGACTGGATCGCCGAGTCGCGGGTCCGGGTGGAGCAGCTCCGACAGCTCGTGCTCAAGACCGCGTGGCTCATGGACACCGTCGGCAACAAGGGCGCGCACACGGAGATCCAGGCGATCAAGATCGCCACTCCGCGCACCGTCGAGTGGATCCTCGACAAGGCCGTCCAGCTGCACGGCGCGGGCGGGGTGAGCCAGGACTTCCCGCTCGCCGCGCTGTGGGCCGGGGTGCGCACGCTGCGGCTGGCCGACGGACCCGACGAGGTGCACAAGCGCTCGCTCGCCCGCCGAGAGCTGAAGAGGTACCTGTGA
- a CDS encoding acyl-CoA dehydrogenase family protein: MTENAVTSQDRDELRDRVAALLTEHDPATTDRLDFLRARFDAGLAWVHYPVGLGGLGLPRGAQAVVDSALTDAGAPDNDPRRNGIGLGMAAPTILAVGTEEQKRRFLRPLWTGEEIWCQLFSEPGAGSDLAALATRAVRDGDDWVVNGQKVWTSSAHNARWAILIARTDPDVPKHQGITYFVCDMTAPGVEVRPLRQLTGEAEFNEVFLTDVRIPDAHRLGGVGEGWRVAQTTLMNERVAIGGNAAPRESGMLGRVVETWRARPESRTPDLHERLLRLWVEQEAVRLAGLRLRQQLAAGAPGPEGSAMKLAFARLAQELSGLEVELLGEQGLRYDDWALRRPELVDFTGREAGYRYLRAKGNSIEGGTSEVLRNIIAERVLGLPAEPRVDKDVAWKDLPR; this comes from the coding sequence ATGACCGAGAACGCGGTGACCTCGCAGGATCGGGATGAGCTCCGTGACCGGGTGGCGGCGTTGCTCACCGAGCACGACCCCGCCACCACCGACCGCCTGGACTTCCTGCGGGCCCGGTTCGACGCCGGGCTGGCCTGGGTGCACTACCCCGTCGGGCTCGGCGGCCTCGGCCTGCCCCGCGGAGCGCAGGCCGTGGTCGACTCCGCGCTCACCGACGCGGGCGCACCGGACAACGATCCCCGGCGCAACGGCATCGGGCTCGGCATGGCGGCTCCCACGATCCTCGCCGTCGGCACCGAGGAGCAGAAACGCCGATTCCTCCGTCCGCTGTGGACCGGCGAGGAAATCTGGTGCCAGCTGTTCAGCGAGCCCGGCGCCGGATCGGACCTCGCCGCGCTCGCCACCCGGGCCGTGCGCGACGGTGACGACTGGGTGGTCAACGGCCAGAAGGTGTGGACGTCCTCCGCGCACAACGCGCGCTGGGCGATCCTGATCGCCCGCACCGACCCGGACGTGCCCAAACACCAGGGCATCACGTACTTCGTGTGCGACATGACGGCGCCGGGCGTCGAGGTGCGCCCGCTGCGGCAGCTCACCGGCGAGGCGGAGTTCAATGAGGTCTTCCTCACCGATGTGCGGATCCCGGACGCGCACCGCCTCGGCGGTGTCGGCGAGGGCTGGCGGGTCGCGCAGACGACGTTGATGAACGAGCGCGTGGCCATCGGCGGCAACGCCGCGCCCCGCGAGAGCGGCATGCTCGGCCGGGTCGTCGAGACCTGGCGGGCCCGCCCGGAGTCGCGCACCCCGGACCTGCACGAGCGGCTGCTGCGCCTGTGGGTCGAGCAGGAGGCGGTGCGCCTCGCGGGTCTGCGCCTGCGGCAGCAACTCGCCGCGGGCGCACCGGGTCCGGAGGGTTCGGCGATGAAGCTCGCCTTCGCGCGGCTCGCGCAGGAACTCTCCGGTCTGGAGGTCGAGCTGCTGGGCGAGCAGGGCCTGCGCTACGACGACTGGGCGCTGCGCAGGCCGGAGCTGGTCGACTTCACCGGCCGCGAGGCGGGCTACCGCTACCTGCGGGCCAAGGGCAACTCCATCGAGGGCGGCACGTCGGAGGTCCTGCGCAACATCATCGCCGAGCGGGTCCTCGGGCTGCCCGCCGAACCCAGGGTGGACAAGGACGTCGCGTGGAAGGACCTGCCCCGATGA
- a CDS encoding phosphotransferase family protein, with the protein MSAESPPGLDLARLRSRLDADRPGLVTGPLSARLIEGGRSNLTYVVDDGARTWVVRRPPLGHVLPTAHDMVREHTVISALGSTAVPVPPTVLLCTDDAVLGAPFYVMDFVEGTPYRRRDQLDALGADRTRRIAEAMIDTLARLHAVDHTEVGLTDFGRPEGYLERQLRRWGKQLDASRSRDIPGIDTLRERLSARLPNSPAPTIVHGDYRLDNLLVDDTDRVTAVLDWEMSTLGDPLTDIALLVAYTEGEALGDEISSVATAPGFPPVRDLVARYTATSGRDTSAMGWYLGFAFFKLAVILEGIHFRHTQGKTVGEGFDRIGASVAPLVARGNATLEED; encoded by the coding sequence ATGAGCGCAGAATCCCCGCCCGGCCTCGATCTGGCTCGGCTGCGGTCCCGATTGGACGCCGACCGCCCCGGTCTGGTCACCGGACCGCTGAGCGCCCGGCTCATCGAGGGCGGCCGGTCGAACCTGACCTACGTCGTCGACGACGGCGCTCGGACGTGGGTGGTCCGCCGACCTCCGCTCGGCCACGTCCTGCCCACCGCGCACGACATGGTGCGGGAGCACACGGTGATCAGCGCGCTTGGCTCCACGGCCGTTCCCGTGCCTCCCACCGTGCTGCTGTGCACCGACGACGCGGTGCTCGGCGCACCGTTCTACGTCATGGACTTCGTCGAGGGCACGCCCTACCGGCGCCGCGACCAGCTCGACGCGCTCGGCGCCGACCGCACGCGCCGGATCGCCGAGGCCATGATCGACACGCTCGCCCGGCTGCACGCGGTCGACCACACCGAGGTGGGGCTGACCGACTTCGGCAGACCCGAGGGGTATCTGGAACGGCAGCTGCGCCGCTGGGGCAAGCAACTCGACGCGTCGCGCAGCCGCGACATCCCGGGCATCGACACCTTGCGCGAGCGGCTGTCGGCGCGCCTGCCGAACTCGCCCGCGCCGACGATCGTGCACGGCGACTACCGGCTCGACAACCTGCTCGTCGACGACACCGACCGGGTCACCGCCGTGCTGGACTGGGAGATGTCCACACTGGGTGATCCCCTCACCGACATCGCGCTGCTCGTCGCGTACACCGAGGGCGAGGCGCTGGGCGACGAGATCTCCAGTGTCGCCACCGCTCCCGGCTTCCCGCCCGTGCGCGACCTCGTCGCCCGGTACACGGCCACGTCGGGACGCGACACCTCGGCCATGGGCTGGTACCTCGGCTTCGCGTTCTTCAAGCTCGCCGTGATCCTGGAGGGCATTCACTTCCGGCACACCCAGGGCAAGACCGTCGGCGAGGGTTTCGACCGCATCGGCGCGAGCGTCGCGCCGCTGGTGGCGCGCGGCAACGCCACCCTGGAGGAGGACTGA
- a CDS encoding MFS transporter: protein MGAGSRAERTTTAVGGRPVLMLVVATIGFGLNFWAWSLLSPLAPALARDLGLSAFEKSLVVAVPVVVGSLGRIPIGALTDRFGGHRMFPLVSLATIVPVLFLGFAGDTSLVALLAGGFVLGIGGTVFAVGMPFVNAWFPPHRRGLANGIYGVGMGGTAVGALTTVALVDLWGTPTPFLVTAVCLAVYALIATLVLRDPPGGTTQAEPFTHRLRTALRMPVTWQASALYALAFGGYVAFSVYLPAYLESAYALAEADAASRMAGFVVVAVVMRPVGGWLSDRLGPVSVYSASMAVVAAGAVVQSFTPPLMPLGTVAFLVMATGFGLGTGAVFTLVPLLTPPERVGGVTGVVGAAGGLGGFVPPLVMGAVYGRLGSYAVGLIALAVVAAAMVGFTLTTVQRGVRAHRTPNHRDLDGRFARPTGPRFRRGGRAHHRRQYLRARRKGTPP from the coding sequence ATGGGAGCTGGCTCCAGGGCCGAACGGACCACCACAGCGGTCGGCGGTCGCCCGGTGCTCATGCTCGTCGTGGCCACCATCGGGTTCGGTCTCAACTTCTGGGCGTGGTCGCTGCTCAGCCCCCTCGCCCCCGCGTTGGCCCGCGACCTCGGCTTGAGCGCCTTCGAGAAGTCACTCGTGGTGGCGGTGCCGGTGGTGGTCGGCTCGCTCGGTCGCATCCCGATCGGCGCGTTGACCGACCGGTTCGGTGGTCACCGCATGTTCCCTCTCGTGTCGCTGGCGACGATCGTGCCGGTGTTGTTCCTCGGTTTCGCCGGTGACACCTCGCTGGTCGCCTTGCTCGCCGGTGGATTCGTCCTGGGCATCGGTGGGACGGTGTTCGCGGTCGGAATGCCCTTCGTCAACGCCTGGTTTCCCCCACATCGACGAGGGTTGGCCAACGGCATCTACGGCGTCGGCATGGGCGGGACCGCCGTCGGAGCGTTGACCACGGTGGCCCTGGTCGACCTCTGGGGCACCCCCACGCCGTTTCTCGTGACGGCGGTGTGTCTGGCCGTCTACGCGCTGATCGCGACACTCGTTCTGAGGGATCCCCCCGGCGGCACCACACAAGCCGAGCCGTTCACTCATCGGCTACGGACGGCACTGCGCATGCCCGTCACGTGGCAGGCATCGGCCCTGTACGCACTGGCTTTCGGGGGATACGTCGCGTTCTCCGTGTACCTGCCCGCCTACCTGGAGTCGGCCTACGCCCTGGCGGAAGCCGATGCCGCGAGCCGCATGGCGGGGTTCGTGGTGGTCGCGGTGGTGATGCGTCCGGTGGGGGGCTGGCTGTCCGACCGGCTCGGCCCGGTCTCGGTGTACTCCGCATCGATGGCGGTGGTCGCCGCGGGAGCGGTCGTGCAGTCGTTCACCCCGCCGCTCATGCCGCTCGGGACGGTGGCGTTCCTGGTGATGGCCACGGGCTTCGGGCTGGGTACCGGTGCCGTCTTCACGCTCGTGCCCCTGCTGACGCCTCCGGAGCGAGTCGGCGGGGTCACCGGGGTGGTCGGCGCCGCAGGCGGATTGGGTGGCTTCGTACCACCGCTGGTGATGGGCGCGGTCTACGGTCGTCTGGGTTCGTACGCGGTGGGATTGATCGCGCTCGCGGTGGTCGCCGCCGCGATGGTGGGCTTCACGCTGACCACCGTCCAACGTGGTGTCCGGGCGCACCGAACACCGAACCACCGCGACCTCGACGGTCGGTTCGCACGGCCTACGGGCCCTCGATTTCGCCGTGGTGGTCGGGCGCACCACAGGCGGCAGTACCTTCGCGCTCGCCGAAAGGGGACACCACCGTGA
- a CDS encoding nitrate reductase subunit alpha translates to MDNELTDALVRTRRFFTRGTVSDDLRTLEHTGGRDADTFYRDRWRHDKVVRSTHGVNCTGSCSWKVYVSDGIITWEAQQTDYPSVGPDRPEYEPRGCPRGAAFSWYTYSPTRVRYPYVRGVLLELYRRARQRTGDPVAAWAEIVEDPEAARLYKSARGHGGLVRASWDEATEIVAAAHVYTVKQYGPDRVAGFSPIPAMSMVSYASGSRFLSLLGAPMLSFYDWYADLPVASPQVFGDQTDVPESGDWWDAAYLIMWGSNLPVTRTPDAHWMVEARYRGQKVVAVSPDYADNVKFADDWLAIRPGTDGALAMAMGHVVLREFFVDRRTPAFEDYVTRFTDLPFLVRLDEHTDGHVPGKFLTAADLSLDAAAAEADEHAAFKTVLLDSATSEPVVPNGSVGFRYGESGIGRWNLDLDGVDPMLSASGPGSEPVTVLLPRFDGHTGHPDGDSAVAATLRRGVPARRVGGQLVTTVFDLLLAQYGVQRDGLPGDWPGGYDDPTTPYTPAWQESITGVPASATTRIAREFAATAEATGGRSMIIMGAGTNHWFHSDTIYRAFLTLTMLTGGQGVNGGGWAHYVGQEKCRPITGWSNLAFGLDWSRPARQTIQTAYWYLHTDQFRYDHSGADAHNATTARGVLAGHTTADLLAQSARMGWMPSAPTFDRNPLDLADEAERAGTDPAEYVVAELQAGRLKFACEDPDAPQNIPRVLSVWRANLLGSSAKGNEYFLKHLLGSDSSLRAEEVPPHARPREVVWHDEAPVGKLDLLLSLDFRMTSTTLFSDVVLPSATWYEKHDLNTTDMHPFVHSFNPAIAPPWQTRSDWAAFQAIAETFSRLAVDHLGTRRDVVATPLLHDTADELATPHGIVRDWKKGECDPVPGLTMPRLTVVERDYTAIAAKMNALGPMLESHGATTKGVTFSVDREVAYLREKNGMVRGGPAHGRPSLAREVDMCEAILALSGTTNGRLATQGFRTLEERTGTRLADLAAEHAGKQITFSDTQKAPVPVITSPEWSGSEAGGRRYSPFTINVERGKPWHTLTGRQHFYLDHDWMSELGENLPVFRPPLDLTALFSDPRPGTQDGSGLAVRYLTPHSKWSIHSEYQDNLLMLSLSRGGPTIWMSVEDAGAIGVADNDWIEAVNRNGVVVARAIVSHRMPRGTVYMYHAQERLIDVPRAETSGKRGGIHNSLTRLLIKPTHLIGGYAQLSFAFNYLGPTGNQRDEITVIRRRSQEVTY, encoded by the coding sequence ATGGACAACGAGCTGACCGACGCGCTCGTGCGCACCCGCCGCTTCTTCACCCGCGGCACGGTGTCCGACGACCTCCGGACACTCGAACACACCGGAGGCAGGGACGCGGACACGTTCTACCGTGATCGCTGGCGGCACGACAAGGTCGTCCGCTCGACCCACGGGGTGAACTGCACCGGGTCGTGTTCGTGGAAGGTCTACGTCTCCGACGGCATCATCACGTGGGAAGCACAGCAGACCGATTACCCGTCCGTGGGCCCGGACCGCCCGGAGTACGAGCCGCGCGGTTGCCCACGCGGGGCCGCGTTCTCCTGGTACACCTACTCCCCCACACGCGTGCGCTACCCCTATGTGCGCGGTGTGCTGCTGGAGCTGTATCGGCGGGCACGGCAACGAACCGGCGATCCGGTCGCCGCGTGGGCGGAGATCGTCGAAGATCCCGAGGCGGCCCGGCTCTACAAGTCCGCGCGTGGCCACGGCGGACTCGTGCGGGCGAGCTGGGACGAGGCGACCGAGATCGTGGCTGCGGCGCACGTGTACACGGTCAAGCAGTACGGGCCCGACCGCGTCGCTGGGTTCTCCCCGATCCCCGCGATGTCGATGGTGTCCTACGCCTCGGGTTCTCGATTCCTCTCCCTACTCGGGGCGCCCATGCTGTCGTTCTACGACTGGTACGCCGATCTTCCGGTCGCCTCGCCTCAAGTGTTCGGAGACCAGACCGACGTTCCCGAGTCGGGCGACTGGTGGGACGCCGCGTACCTGATCATGTGGGGGTCGAATCTCCCGGTGACCCGCACTCCCGACGCGCACTGGATGGTCGAGGCGCGCTACCGCGGCCAGAAGGTCGTGGCTGTCTCCCCGGACTACGCCGACAACGTCAAGTTCGCCGACGACTGGCTCGCGATACGTCCCGGCACCGATGGCGCGCTGGCCATGGCCATGGGCCATGTCGTGTTGCGCGAGTTCTTCGTCGATCGGCGGACACCGGCGTTCGAGGACTACGTCACACGATTCACCGACCTTCCGTTCCTCGTGCGACTCGACGAGCACACGGACGGTCATGTGCCGGGCAAGTTCCTCACGGCGGCGGACTTGAGCCTTGATGCCGCGGCGGCCGAGGCGGATGAACACGCGGCGTTCAAGACAGTCCTGCTCGACTCGGCGACCAGCGAGCCTGTGGTGCCCAATGGCTCGGTCGGTTTCCGCTACGGCGAGTCCGGCATCGGTCGGTGGAACCTCGACCTGGACGGTGTGGACCCGATGTTGTCGGCCTCCGGGCCCGGGTCCGAACCGGTGACGGTGCTGCTGCCTCGGTTCGACGGGCACACCGGTCACCCGGATGGCGACTCGGCGGTGGCCGCGACACTGCGTCGAGGTGTTCCGGCCCGACGAGTCGGCGGGCAGCTGGTGACCACGGTGTTCGACCTGTTGCTCGCCCAGTACGGCGTGCAACGCGACGGCCTGCCTGGTGACTGGCCGGGCGGCTACGACGATCCCACCACTCCGTACACGCCGGCCTGGCAGGAATCGATCACCGGTGTTCCCGCGAGCGCCACCACGCGCATCGCCCGGGAGTTCGCCGCCACGGCCGAGGCCACGGGCGGCCGGTCGATGATCATCATGGGAGCCGGGACCAATCACTGGTTCCACTCGGACACCATCTACCGGGCGTTCCTCACGCTCACCATGCTCACCGGCGGACAAGGGGTCAACGGCGGCGGCTGGGCGCACTACGTGGGACAGGAGAAGTGCCGCCCGATCACCGGCTGGAGCAACCTGGCATTCGGGCTGGACTGGTCGCGCCCGGCCCGCCAGACCATCCAGACCGCCTACTGGTACCTCCACACGGACCAGTTCCGCTACGACCACTCGGGCGCGGACGCCCACAACGCCACCACAGCGCGAGGAGTTCTCGCAGGTCACACCACTGCCGACCTGCTCGCCCAGTCCGCCCGCATGGGATGGATGCCGAGCGCGCCGACGTTCGACCGCAATCCCCTGGACCTGGCCGACGAAGCCGAGCGCGCGGGAACGGACCCGGCCGAGTACGTCGTGGCGGAACTCCAGGCGGGCCGGCTCAAGTTCGCCTGTGAGGACCCCGATGCCCCACAGAACATCCCGAGAGTGCTGAGTGTCTGGCGCGCCAACCTACTCGGCTCGTCGGCCAAGGGCAACGAGTACTTCCTCAAGCACCTACTGGGCAGCGATTCGTCGCTGCGCGCGGAGGAAGTACCCCCGCACGCTCGCCCCCGCGAGGTCGTCTGGCACGACGAGGCTCCCGTGGGCAAGCTCGACCTGCTGCTGTCGTTGGACTTCCGGATGACCAGCACCACACTGTTCTCCGACGTGGTGTTGCCTTCGGCCACCTGGTACGAGAAGCACGATCTCAACACCACCGACATGCACCCCTTCGTGCATTCGTTCAACCCGGCGATCGCCCCGCCATGGCAGACGCGCTCCGACTGGGCTGCGTTCCAGGCGATCGCGGAGACGTTCAGCAGGCTGGCGGTCGATCACCTCGGCACGCGGCGAGACGTCGTGGCCACACCTCTCCTGCACGACACCGCCGACGAACTCGCCACCCCGCATGGGATCGTGCGCGACTGGAAGAAAGGCGAGTGCGACCCGGTTCCGGGACTCACCATGCCGAGACTCACCGTCGTCGAGCGCGACTACACCGCGATCGCGGCGAAGATGAACGCCCTCGGACCGATGCTGGAATCGCACGGCGCCACCACCAAGGGAGTGACCTTCTCCGTCGACCGCGAAGTGGCTTACCTGCGGGAGAAGAACGGGATGGTACGCGGCGGTCCCGCGCACGGTCGCCCGTCGTTGGCGCGGGAAGTGGACATGTGCGAAGCCATCCTGGCTCTCTCGGGCACCACGAACGGCCGCCTGGCCACCCAGGGATTTCGAACGTTGGAGGAACGGACCGGTACCCGGCTGGCCGACCTGGCCGCCGAGCACGCAGGCAAGCAGATCACGTTCTCCGACACCCAGAAGGCACCCGTTCCCGTGATCACCTCACCGGAGTGGTCGGGATCGGAGGCCGGAGGCCGACGCTACTCACCCTTCACCATCAATGTCGAGCGCGGCAAACCGTGGCACACGCTCACGGGCCGGCAACACTTCTACCTCGACCACGACTGGATGAGCGAACTCGGGGAGAACCTCCCGGTGTTCCGGCCTCCGCTCGACCTGACCGCTCTGTTCTCCGACCCCAGACCGGGAACCCAGGACGGCTCGGGCTTGGCCGTGCGCTACCTCACTCCCCACAGCAAGTGGTCGATCCACTCCGAGTACCAGGACAACCTGTTGATGCTGAGCCTGTCCCGGGGTGGGCCGACCATCTGGATGTCCGTGGAGGACGCCGGGGCGATCGGGGTGGCCGACAACGACTGGATCGAGGCCGTCAACCGCAACGGCGTCGTGGTGGCGCGCGCGATCGTCTCGCACCGCATGCCGCGCGGCACCGTGTACATGTATCACGCGCAGGAGCGACTGATCGACGTTCCCAGAGCGGAGACGTCCGGCAAGCGCGGAGGTATTCACAATTCACTGACCCGGTTGCTGATCAAACCCACGCATCTGATCGGCGGCTACGCGCAGCTGTCCTTCGCGTTCAACTACCTGGGCCCCACCGGCAACCAGCGTGACGAGATCACCGTCATCCGCAGGCGCAGTCAGGAGGTGACGTACTGA
- a CDS encoding acyl-CoA dehydrogenase family protein, which yields MSTPDLLYSDVETDLRATVRDVLADRGLPASLVSGMDSEPAYDRALWQTLASDLGLAGLPVPEQLGGQGASFRETALVLEELGRAVAPVPFLGSAVLATSVLLHADTEAEPVATLLRRLATGEATATLVVPLSTDPNTDFPTAVHAEAGLLDGAVTTVADLAVADVLVVPAVTSDGPALFAVDTSATGVDVDEVVSFDLTRRVGDVRLRQAPARELARGATAVDALTRGLHTAAGLLASEQLGVAQWCLDTTVEYVRQRHQFGRPVGSFQALKHRLADVWLDLVTARAAARYAADVLAAPDAFGPGSDVEVAVAVAQSHCSAVAVHAAEEAIQLHGGIGMTWEHPAHLYLKRAKADEIALGTPGRHRAHLAGVVDLPPA from the coding sequence ATGAGCACCCCCGATCTGCTGTACTCCGACGTCGAGACCGACCTGCGGGCCACGGTCCGGGACGTGCTCGCCGACCGCGGCCTCCCCGCCTCGCTCGTGTCGGGCATGGACAGCGAACCGGCCTACGACAGGGCGCTGTGGCAGACGCTGGCGAGCGACCTCGGGCTCGCCGGGCTGCCCGTGCCGGAGCAGCTCGGCGGCCAGGGGGCGTCGTTCCGGGAGACCGCCCTGGTGCTGGAGGAACTGGGCCGCGCCGTCGCGCCCGTCCCGTTCCTCGGCAGTGCGGTCCTCGCGACGTCGGTGCTGCTGCACGCGGACACCGAGGCCGAGCCGGTGGCCACGCTGCTGCGGCGACTCGCCACGGGCGAGGCCACGGCCACGCTGGTCGTGCCCCTGTCCACCGACCCGAACACGGACTTCCCGACCGCGGTGCACGCGGAGGCGGGACTGCTCGACGGCGCCGTGACCACGGTGGCCGACCTCGCCGTCGCCGACGTCCTCGTCGTGCCCGCCGTGACCTCCGACGGTCCCGCCCTGTTCGCGGTGGACACCTCCGCCACCGGAGTCGACGTCGACGAGGTGGTCTCGTTCGACCTGACCCGGCGGGTGGGCGACGTCCGGTTGCGGCAGGCACCGGCGCGCGAGCTCGCCCGGGGTGCCACCGCCGTCGACGCGCTGACGCGGGGACTGCACACCGCGGCCGGGCTGCTGGCCTCCGAGCAGCTCGGTGTGGCGCAGTGGTGTCTGGACACCACCGTCGAGTACGTGCGGCAGCGCCACCAGTTCGGCAGGCCGGTCGGCTCGTTCCAGGCGCTCAAGCACCGGCTCGCCGACGTGTGGCTGGACCTGGTGACCGCGCGGGCCGCCGCCCGCTACGCCGCCGACGTCCTCGCCGCTCCCGACGCGTTCGGGCCCGGTTCCGACGTCGAGGTGGCCGTGGCCGTGGCGCAGTCCCACTGCTCCGCCGTGGCCGTGCACGCCGCCGAGGAGGCGATCCAACTCCACGGCGGCATCGGGATGACCTGGGAACACCCGGCGCACCTGTACCTCAAGCGCGCCAAGGCCGACGAGATCGCCCTCGGCACCCCGGGCCGTCACCGCGCCCACCTCGCCGGGGTGGTGGACCTGCCGCCGGCGTAG